One part of the Rutidosis leptorrhynchoides isolate AG116_Rl617_1_P2 chromosome 1, CSIRO_AGI_Rlap_v1, whole genome shotgun sequence genome encodes these proteins:
- the LOC139900665 gene encoding F-box protein At2g35280-like — translation MDVRDRQLNILEDLPQDMIVEILSRVGQDSSAQLFLTKLVCKAFDSHSDHALVYKRLSFDRWCISPWGNRKLARIFFMAIHYGTPNAIFRHGLRTYYDSIYPGIGLHYLEKAVNMQLKEACYVFGLVMFATCQTEEKNMGLQILNQTFPLVSDLVVEVRTNVLDLLRHCWVLCNPHPFDDVRTCCTIKGHKGYFPLDLGWEIVLVKPDCVYCFWSYELRVFTERLEFNLNCLSSYNTSRLV, via the coding sequence ATGGATGTTAGGGATAGAcagctgaatattttagaagatctgccACAGGATATGAttgttgaaatcttgtctagagttggtcaggattcatcggctcaattgtttCTGACAAAATTAGTTTGTAAGGCATTTGATAGTCATTCCGaccatgccttggtttataaaaggctttcctttgataggtggtgtaTCTCACCTTGGGGAAACCGTAAGTTGGCCCGTATTTTCTTTATGGCTATACATTATGGAACCCCTAATGCGATTTTTCGCCATGGTTTGAGAACTTATTATGATTCTATATATCCCGGTATAGGACTTCATTATTTAGAAAAAGCTGTAAATATGCAACTAAAAGAGGCATGTTATGTATTCGGTTTGGTTATGTTTGCCACTTGCCAAACAGAGGAAAAAAACATGGGATTACAAATCCTTAATCAAACATTTCCGCTGGTATCGGATTTGGTAGTTGAGGTGAGAACCAATGTTCTTGATTTATTACGACACTGTTGGGTATTAtgtaaccctcatccttttgacgacgtcagAACATGCTGCACTATTAAGGGTCACAAAGGTTATTTTCCACTTGAcctaggatgggaaatagtattggtTAAACCGGATTGCGTGTATTGTTTTTGGTCCTATGAGTTGCGTGTTTTTACTGAACGGCTTGAGTTTAACTTGAATTGCCTCAGCAGCTACAATACTTCACGCCTTGTATAA